One Natrinema halophilum genomic window carries:
- a CDS encoding pantoate kinase translates to MREEATAFVPGHITGFFSAHPDEDPTKAGSRGAGLTLTDGVELTVEPATGDESSVVLNGTEINIDPVVTVLETLDATARVEADAELPIGAGFGISGAMALGTALAGNRVFERKLSMNELVTIAHGAEVQAGTGLGDVVAQAHGGVPIRLEPGGPQDNHLDAIPERARVEYVSFGGLSTADVLSNDTDQLTAAGKQALSRVVEEPTLLSFMYASRLFAREAELLTERVTETIADVSAVDGQASMAMLGETVFALGTGLSDAGYDPSVCATHPAGAMLR, encoded by the coding sequence ATGCGTGAGGAGGCGACCGCGTTCGTACCCGGTCACATCACTGGCTTTTTCAGCGCCCACCCGGACGAGGATCCGACCAAAGCTGGCTCACGGGGTGCAGGACTGACGCTGACGGACGGTGTCGAATTGACAGTCGAACCCGCCACGGGCGACGAATCGAGCGTCGTGCTGAACGGGACGGAAATCAACATCGATCCAGTGGTGACCGTTCTAGAGACGCTCGACGCGACTGCCCGCGTCGAAGCAGACGCCGAACTACCAATCGGAGCCGGATTCGGCATTTCGGGGGCGATGGCGCTCGGAACGGCACTCGCAGGGAACCGCGTGTTCGAACGCAAACTCTCGATGAACGAACTCGTGACGATCGCCCACGGTGCCGAGGTGCAGGCCGGGACGGGACTCGGCGACGTAGTGGCGCAGGCTCACGGCGGCGTCCCGATTCGTCTCGAGCCCGGGGGTCCACAGGACAACCACCTCGACGCGATTCCGGAGCGGGCGCGCGTAGAATACGTCTCCTTCGGTGGTCTCTCGACAGCCGACGTTCTCTCGAACGATACCGATCAGCTGACGGCTGCCGGAAAACAGGCGCTCTCGAGGGTCGTCGAGGAGCCGACCCTGCTGTCGTTCATGTACGCCTCGCGGCTGTTCGCACGCGAAGCCGAGTTGCTAACTGAGCGCGTCACCGAAACGATCGCGGACGTATCGGCGGTCGACGGACAGGCGTCGATGGCGATGCTCGGCGAAACGGTCTTCGCGCTCGGGACGGGTCTCTCCGACGCCGGCTACGATCCATCCGTCTGTGCAACCCATCCTGCCGGTGCCATGTTGCGGTAG
- a CDS encoding alpha/beta hydrolase yields the protein MIEVDEGWFGDWSADERFPVTDELLVFIHGWFGDATVRSQASTLERSLESGGYSPDETAAIQWPATTLDSAGAESDTEDVGAVTATLTEEFYDAGGGAVRLVGHSLGGRCAYWTLTELSSGYEIETVAGLGTAGYSREICGGPFEAGLDNACAVRNYHSRNDPVPEYFYGGYGDTALGHDGADCDPSSNYTDVDVSGGVFSHLSYLDDDAVGTDLAGAITTGSCTD from the coding sequence GTGATCGAGGTCGACGAAGGATGGTTCGGCGACTGGAGCGCCGACGAACGCTTTCCCGTCACGGACGAATTGCTCGTCTTCATCCACGGCTGGTTCGGTGACGCGACCGTCAGGTCGCAGGCATCGACACTCGAACGGTCACTGGAATCCGGGGGATATTCGCCGGACGAAACTGCCGCCATCCAGTGGCCGGCAACCACCCTCGATTCCGCCGGTGCGGAGTCCGACACCGAAGACGTCGGCGCGGTCACGGCCACCCTCACCGAGGAGTTCTACGACGCGGGCGGGGGTGCCGTCCGCCTCGTCGGCCACTCGCTTGGCGGCCGGTGCGCCTACTGGACGCTCACCGAACTCAGCAGTGGCTACGAGATCGAGACGGTTGCAGGGCTCGGTACCGCCGGGTACAGCCGAGAAATCTGTGGCGGCCCGTTCGAGGCCGGCCTCGACAACGCCTGTGCGGTCCGGAACTATCACTCCCGGAACGACCCGGTGCCCGAGTATTTTTACGGCGGATACGGCGACACCGCCCTCGGACACGACGGCGCGGACTGCGATCCGTCGTCGAACTACACCGACGTCGACGTCTCTGGCGGCGTTTTCAGTCACCTGTCGTATCTGGACGACGACGCGGTGGGAACCGATCTCGCCGGTGCCATCACTACCGGCTCCTGTACAGATTGA
- the aspS gene encoding aspartate--tRNA(Asn) ligase, with protein MQDRTHTADAEPGDEVTVAGWVHEIRDLGGIAFLILRDSTGKIQIKFEKDEMDDDLVETGLDVSRESVVTVSGAVEAEPRAPTGVEITPESLEVVAPADPELPLDPSGKVDADLSTRLDNRTLDLRKEDVQAIFEIRSEILRAVRDQFREFDCTEITTPKIVATGTEGGTELFPITYFGEEAFMNQSPQLFKQLIAGSNVERVFEIGPIFRAEEHNTPRHLNEATSIDFEGAFCDQNDAMDVVEGVVKAAYEAVDEHCGDELEALDLEDEFGAPDEEFPRLSYEEAIERINATDELDEQLVWGDDLSTEAEKALGQDVGGHYFITDWPSEIKPFYIKDHDDDPDLSTGFDLMHPRMELVSGGQREHRHENLIEGFEQQGLDPDQFEYYTKMFKYGMPPHAGFGLGGERLIMTILGLENIREAVLFPRDRQRLSP; from the coding sequence ATGCAGGACAGAACCCATACTGCCGACGCCGAGCCGGGCGACGAGGTCACCGTTGCCGGCTGGGTCCATGAGATCCGCGATCTCGGGGGAATCGCCTTCCTGATCCTCCGGGACAGCACCGGGAAGATCCAGATCAAGTTCGAGAAAGACGAGATGGACGACGACCTCGTCGAGACGGGCCTCGACGTCTCCCGCGAAAGCGTCGTGACGGTCTCCGGTGCGGTCGAAGCGGAACCGCGGGCGCCGACGGGCGTCGAGATCACGCCGGAGTCCCTCGAAGTCGTCGCGCCGGCCGATCCCGAACTACCGCTCGATCCCTCCGGCAAGGTCGACGCCGACCTCTCGACACGACTCGACAATCGGACGCTCGATCTGCGCAAGGAAGACGTTCAGGCGATATTCGAGATCCGCTCCGAGATTCTCCGCGCGGTCCGCGATCAGTTCCGCGAGTTCGACTGTACGGAGATCACCACGCCGAAGATCGTCGCCACCGGAACCGAGGGCGGCACCGAACTCTTCCCGATCACCTACTTCGGCGAGGAAGCGTTCATGAACCAGTCCCCGCAGCTGTTCAAGCAACTCATCGCGGGCTCGAACGTCGAACGCGTCTTCGAAATCGGGCCGATCTTCCGCGCGGAAGAACACAACACGCCCCGGCACCTGAACGAGGCGACCTCGATCGACTTCGAAGGCGCGTTCTGCGACCAGAACGACGCCATGGACGTCGTCGAGGGCGTCGTGAAAGCGGCGTACGAAGCCGTCGACGAACACTGCGGCGACGAACTCGAGGCGCTGGATCTCGAAGACGAGTTCGGAGCACCCGACGAAGAGTTCCCCCGTCTCAGCTACGAGGAGGCCATCGAGCGCATCAACGCGACGGACGAACTCGACGAACAGCTGGTCTGGGGCGACGACCTCTCGACCGAGGCTGAGAAGGCTCTCGGACAGGACGTCGGCGGCCACTACTTCATCACGGACTGGCCGAGCGAGATCAAGCCGTTCTACATCAAAGACCACGACGACGATCCGGACCTGTCGACCGGTTTCGACTTGATGCACCCGCGGATGGAACTGGTTTCGGGCGGTCAGCGCGAACACCGCCACGAAAACTTAATCGAAGGCTTCGAACAGCAGGGCCTCGATCCCGACCAGTTCGAGTACTACACCAAGATGTTCAAGTACGGGATGCCACCTCACGCCGGCTTCGGTCTCGGCGGCGAGCGGCTCATCATGACGATTCTCGGCCTCGAGAACATTCGGGAAGCGGTTCTCTTCCCGCGGGATCGTCAGCGTCTGAGCCCCTAG
- a CDS encoding SIR2 family NAD-dependent protein deacylase, translating to MDELERLATEVRRAETVVAFTGAGISAPSGVPTFRGDDGVWKKFDEGQFTYGRFQADPEGFWADRVELQREMFDEEYEPNAAHEALAAMGHDGDLEAILTQNTDGLHDDAAAATRKDDDAAAATREDDDAAAATRKDDLGDDGTETPILELHGNSQRVRCTDCGKRQNGDPIFERAADGELPPTCDCGGVFKPDTVLFGEQLPGAVIQRARSLACKSDVFLAVGSSLVVEPAASLPRLAASTGATVGIVNLESTPCDDVADAVVRENVTTVLPRLRDHLE from the coding sequence ATGGACGAACTCGAGCGCCTCGCGACCGAGGTGCGGCGCGCGGAGACTGTCGTCGCGTTCACCGGGGCGGGGATCTCCGCACCCTCCGGCGTACCCACCTTCCGTGGCGACGACGGCGTCTGGAAGAAATTCGACGAAGGGCAGTTCACCTACGGCCGGTTTCAAGCCGATCCGGAGGGATTCTGGGCCGACCGCGTCGAGTTGCAACGGGAGATGTTCGACGAGGAGTACGAACCGAACGCGGCCCACGAGGCGCTGGCCGCGATGGGTCACGACGGCGACCTCGAGGCGATCCTCACGCAAAACACGGACGGGTTACACGACGACGCGGCCGCAGCCACCCGCAAGGACGACGACGCGGCCGCAGCCACCCGCGAGGACGACGACGCGGCCGCAGCCACCCGCAAGGACGACCTGGGTGACGACGGTACCGAGACACCCATTCTCGAGCTTCACGGCAACTCACAGCGAGTGCGCTGTACCGACTGCGGCAAACGGCAGAACGGAGATCCGATCTTCGAACGCGCAGCCGACGGCGAACTGCCGCCGACCTGCGACTGCGGCGGCGTCTTCAAACCCGATACCGTTCTCTTCGGTGAACAGCTTCCTGGCGCGGTCATCCAGCGGGCCCGCTCGCTCGCCTGCAAGAGCGACGTGTTCCTCGCGGTCGGTTCCTCGCTCGTCGTCGAACCCGCCGCGTCGCTTCCGCGGCTGGCTGCATCGACCGGTGCGACGGTCGGAATCGTCAACCTCGAGTCTACCCCGTGCGACGACGTCGCCGACGCGGTCGTTCGCGAAAACGTGACGACCGTCCTCCCGCGGCTTCGGGACCACCTCGAGTAG
- a CDS encoding phosphoglycerol geranylgeranyltransferase, whose amino-acid sequence MTTPWEDWNHILKIDPDKELPEGVTYGDLCATGTDAIEVGGTMGITRENMGAVIEACAEHDVALYLEPSSPDVVLEDDVLDGYFIPTVFNAGSPFWITEAHKEWVRLEGDLDWERTTTEAYIVMNPEADVATLTEANCDLDADDVAAYATVAERMFGQEIVYVEYSGMLGDEGVVEATAAATDEATLFYGGGIHDYDSAHLMAQYADVIVVGDLAHDEGIEAVRETVVAANDA is encoded by the coding sequence ATGACTACCCCCTGGGAGGACTGGAACCACATCCTCAAGATCGATCCCGACAAGGAATTACCCGAGGGTGTGACCTACGGCGATCTCTGTGCGACCGGCACTGACGCGATAGAAGTCGGCGGTACCATGGGCATCACCCGGGAGAATATGGGTGCCGTCATCGAGGCCTGTGCCGAACACGACGTCGCCCTCTATCTGGAGCCCTCGAGCCCGGACGTCGTCCTCGAGGACGACGTGCTGGACGGCTATTTCATTCCGACCGTATTCAACGCCGGCTCACCGTTCTGGATTACTGAAGCTCATAAGGAGTGGGTCCGTCTCGAGGGTGACCTCGACTGGGAACGGACGACGACCGAGGCGTACATCGTGATGAATCCCGAAGCCGACGTGGCGACGCTGACAGAGGCGAACTGCGATCTCGACGCCGACGACGTCGCCGCCTACGCGACGGTCGCCGAGCGGATGTTCGGCCAGGAGATCGTGTACGTCGAATACTCCGGTATGCTCGGCGACGAGGGGGTCGTCGAGGCAACCGCAGCCGCGACCGACGAAGCGACGTTGTTCTACGGCGGCGGTATCCACGACTACGACTCCGCACATTTGATGGCTCAGTACGCCGACGTCATCGTCGTCGGCGACCTCGCACACGACGAGGGAATAGAGGCGGTTCGAGAAACCGTTGTCGCGGCCAACGACGCGTAG
- a CDS encoding threonine synthase, which translates to METTDAFVGLECDDCGAVVDAEAGSHRCPDCAGWLEPTYDYDAIDLDRETLADRSFDSQWRYAELLPFPREAAVTTNEGATPLVDCPQLAAELGVDRVFVKDESRNPTGTSKDRGASVAVTAAALCGATDVALPSTGNGGQAVAAYAGRAGLDAHAYLPSRSGFTNKAMVNVHGGDMNVVGGRFDEAVGAFEEGLAEHDDWYSLRAFETPYRHEGAKTLFYEIAEQLEWAVPDVIAYPTGTGTGLVGLAKAATELEELGLIADLPALYAAQVSGCAPIVEAVDDDRDEHEPVEHPDTICGELEIPDPAASPRVLDAIRETDGGAIATDDPDVLEAAVRVAQATGLEMSPSAAASASGAWELAERGTFDGDETIVIVNTGSGNKEADVLRSHLMGQGI; encoded by the coding sequence ATGGAAACGACAGACGCATTCGTCGGTCTCGAATGCGACGACTGCGGGGCCGTCGTCGACGCCGAAGCGGGGTCCCACCGTTGTCCGGACTGTGCCGGATGGCTCGAGCCGACCTACGACTACGACGCGATCGACCTCGATCGCGAGACGCTCGCCGACCGGTCGTTCGATTCCCAGTGGCGCTACGCGGAACTGCTTCCGTTTCCGCGCGAAGCGGCGGTGACGACGAACGAGGGGGCGACCCCACTTGTCGACTGCCCCCAACTGGCCGCCGAACTCGGCGTCGATCGCGTATTCGTCAAAGATGAGAGCCGGAACCCGACGGGAACGAGCAAGGACCGTGGCGCGTCGGTCGCTGTCACGGCTGCTGCTCTCTGTGGTGCGACCGACGTCGCACTCCCCTCGACGGGCAACGGTGGCCAGGCCGTCGCGGCGTACGCCGGTCGGGCGGGACTTGACGCACACGCGTATCTCCCCTCCCGGTCCGGTTTTACGAACAAGGCCATGGTTAACGTCCACGGCGGTGACATGAACGTCGTCGGCGGTCGATTCGACGAGGCCGTCGGTGCCTTCGAGGAGGGGCTGGCCGAACACGACGACTGGTACTCGCTCCGGGCCTTCGAGACTCCATACCGCCACGAGGGTGCAAAGACCCTCTTCTACGAGATCGCAGAGCAACTCGAGTGGGCCGTTCCCGACGTAATCGCCTATCCCACCGGAACCGGCACCGGACTCGTTGGCCTCGCGAAGGCCGCGACCGAACTCGAGGAACTGGGCCTGATCGCCGACCTCCCTGCACTGTACGCCGCACAGGTATCCGGTTGTGCGCCGATCGTGGAAGCCGTCGACGACGACCGCGACGAACACGAGCCCGTCGAGCACCCGGACACGATCTGTGGCGAACTCGAGATACCCGATCCCGCGGCGAGCCCTCGCGTTCTCGATGCGATCCGAGAAACCGACGGCGGAGCGATTGCGACTGACGATCCGGACGTTCTCGAAGCTGCCGTACGGGTGGCGCAAGCGACGGGCCTCGAGATGAGTCCGAGCGCCGCAGCGTCGGCCAGCGGCGCGTGGGAACTGGCCGAACGAGGCACGTTCGACGGCGACGAAACGATCGTCATCGTCAACACCGGGTCGGGTAACAAGGAGGCGGACGTGCTGCGAAGCCACCTGATGGGACAGGGAATCTGA
- a CDS encoding 50S ribosomal protein L37e — MTGAGTPSQGKKNKTTHVKCRRCGEKSYHSKKKQCSSCGFGKSAKRRDYEWQSKTGDN, encoded by the coding sequence ATGACTGGTGCAGGAACCCCGAGCCAAGGAAAGAAGAACAAGACGACTCACGTCAAGTGTCGTCGCTGCGGCGAGAAGTCCTATCACTCGAAGAAAAAGCAGTGCTCATCGTGTGGGTTCGGCAAGTCGGCCAAACGCCGCGACTACGAGTGGCAGTCGAAGACGGGCGACAACTGA
- a CDS encoding LSM domain-containing protein: MSGRPLDVLEASLGERVTVRLKSGDEYVGDLAGYDQHMNLVLDDVTIPVESSVEEETPVEDTTIIRGDNVVSITP, from the coding sequence ATGAGTGGACGACCGCTGGATGTCCTCGAGGCGTCACTCGGCGAACGCGTCACGGTACGGCTCAAGAGTGGCGACGAGTACGTCGGTGACCTCGCCGGCTACGATCAGCACATGAATCTTGTGCTCGACGACGTGACGATCCCCGTCGAGAGCAGTGTCGAAGAGGAAACGCCGGTCGAAGACACAACCATTATACGCGGCGATAACGTCGTGTCGATCACTCCATGA
- a CDS encoding RNA-guided endonuclease InsQ/TnpB family protein, with amino-acid sequence MGVRRTVPVALDVDSDDAVLLEDTVDTFLWSAQYVVDHAFQGEYVTTSKTTLDDETYDDVREKTDGFNGGLVQAARNKAAEACKSVVARWKNGKKASKPEFTSPHVVYDKRTATFHDDYVSLATTDGRIEADYVLPDEDSDTPHSEYLFSDEYEITGAELHSQDGDWALYVHCKMDVESDTSEPATPKNGTVLGVDLGVNNLAVTSTATFWTGDEFDHWRREYEKRRGSLQQCGTRWAHENIQSVGRKEEGRFTLLLHRISNELVAEARENGCSVIAFEDLTDIRERTGASWGHKWAFDRLYEYVEYKAAEYGISGELVDPENTSRRCSHCGFTHPDNRDGEVVECLKCGYENHADYNAAKNIGLRYLRRNQTGGDGGAPLGVRLNSGSLNVNGGYSPASSEVRTGVHAESHRFSGG; translated from the coding sequence ATGGGCGTGCGGCGTACCGTCCCCGTTGCACTCGATGTGGACAGCGACGACGCCGTACTCCTCGAAGACACCGTAGACACCTTCCTCTGGTCAGCGCAATACGTCGTAGACCACGCCTTCCAAGGCGAGTACGTTACCACCAGCAAAACCACGCTCGACGACGAAACCTACGACGATGTGCGCGAGAAAACAGACGGCTTCAACGGCGGTCTCGTCCAAGCAGCGAGGAACAAGGCCGCCGAAGCCTGCAAAAGTGTCGTCGCACGCTGGAAAAACGGCAAGAAAGCATCCAAACCCGAGTTCACCAGCCCACATGTCGTCTACGACAAACGCACTGCGACGTTCCACGACGACTACGTGAGCCTCGCCACTACGGACGGTCGAATCGAAGCCGACTACGTATTGCCCGATGAGGATAGTGACACACCGCACTCGGAGTACCTATTTTCAGACGAATACGAAATTACGGGTGCGGAACTGCACTCCCAAGACGGCGACTGGGCGCTTTACGTCCACTGCAAGATGGACGTGGAGTCCGACACGTCGGAACCGGCAACACCTAAGAACGGAACGGTTCTCGGGGTTGACCTCGGCGTGAACAACCTCGCCGTCACCTCGACAGCCACGTTCTGGACGGGCGACGAGTTCGATCACTGGCGCAGAGAATACGAAAAGCGTCGTGGCTCGCTCCAACAATGCGGGACGCGCTGGGCACACGAGAATATCCAGTCCGTCGGACGAAAGGAAGAAGGTCGGTTCACGTTGCTGCTTCACCGCATCAGCAACGAACTCGTCGCTGAAGCTCGTGAGAACGGGTGCTCCGTGATTGCGTTCGAGGACTTGACCGACATACGTGAGCGGACTGGTGCATCGTGGGGGCACAAGTGGGCGTTTGACCGCTTGTACGAGTACGTCGAGTACAAAGCCGCCGAGTACGGTATCTCCGGAGAGCTGGTTGACCCCGAGAATACGTCACGGCGTTGCTCGCACTGTGGGTTCACACACCCTGACAACCGCGATGGTGAGGTCGTTGAGTGTCTGAAGTGCGGGTACGAGAATCACGCGGATTACAACGCTGCGAAGAACATCGGCTTGCGGTATCTCCGTCGCAACCAAACTGGGGGCGACGGAGGCGCACCCTTGGGCGTGCGCTTGAACAGCGGGTCGTTGAACGTGAACGGAGGCTATTCTCCTGCCTCATCTGAGGTCAGAACGGGAGTCCACGCTGAATCCCACCGCTTTAGTGGTGGGTAG
- a CDS encoding zinc-dependent metalloprotease, translating into MNLYRSARAVAGASGTDAIDWQSAADAAKAATDPGSLSLESGEREAYGRDVREAREAVRTVSGVDFDVPETVEIQNRHHWIDANVATFERVMSTLETHTGTFPGVARTVNTGTMTVLLAFLGRNVLGQYDPLLLADGPANDHALYFVRPNILNAAHKLEVDPDRFRRWIAFHEVTHAAEFGAAPWLSDHLERRMEDGIATLSEGSIDREAFRDLDAAMTVVEGYAELLMDLAFDDEYEDLRRKLDQRRQGRGPLQRLVRRLLGLGLKERQYERGKEFFEHIVAVRDLETASLVWTRPENLPTQDELDSPGQWIRRVDP; encoded by the coding sequence GTGAACCTCTATCGTAGCGCCCGAGCCGTTGCCGGGGCGTCCGGGACCGACGCGATCGACTGGCAGTCGGCTGCCGACGCTGCCAAAGCGGCTACGGACCCCGGGTCGCTCTCTCTCGAATCCGGTGAACGCGAGGCCTACGGCCGCGACGTCCGGGAGGCTCGAGAAGCAGTTCGGACCGTGTCCGGCGTGGATTTCGACGTTCCTGAGACCGTCGAAATCCAGAATCGCCACCATTGGATCGACGCCAACGTCGCCACCTTCGAGCGCGTCATGAGCACCCTCGAGACGCACACGGGAACGTTCCCCGGAGTCGCCCGGACGGTCAACACCGGCACAATGACCGTTTTGCTCGCCTTTCTCGGACGGAACGTCCTCGGTCAGTACGACCCGCTGTTGCTGGCCGACGGGCCCGCAAACGATCACGCACTGTACTTCGTCCGGCCGAACATCCTCAACGCCGCTCACAAACTCGAGGTCGACCCCGACCGGTTCCGCCGGTGGATCGCCTTCCACGAGGTGACTCACGCAGCCGAGTTCGGTGCCGCCCCGTGGCTCTCAGACCACCTCGAGCGACGCATGGAAGACGGAATCGCGACGCTCTCTGAGGGGTCGATCGACCGAGAGGCGTTTCGGGATCTAGACGCAGCGATGACCGTCGTCGAGGGCTACGCAGAACTCCTCATGGACCTCGCCTTCGACGACGAATACGAGGACCTCCGGCGCAAACTCGACCAGCGACGTCAGGGTCGTGGCCCCCTCCAGCGACTGGTCCGTCGCCTGCTCGGCCTCGGACTCAAAGAACGCCAGTACGAACGCGGCAAGGAGTTCTTCGAACACATCGTCGCCGTTCGCGACCTCGAGACGGCGAGTCTGGTCTGGACACGGCCCGAGAACCTCCCGACTCAGGACGAACTCGACTCGCCAGGACAGTGGATCCGACGCGTCGACCCCTAG
- a CDS encoding nuclear transport factor 2 family protein yields the protein MVSSERAEAVVRDYYDALRDGDPLGPYFLRDDSTVKFGISESLFGEGEIVTALEEQTEATANWSLESRHLVVAEWDGVSTFADEVTMAWTDTERGDRHRFDSRWSGTLVEQPEDPDGPNWRFAVMHVSASTEI from the coding sequence ATGGTATCGAGCGAACGCGCGGAAGCGGTCGTCCGCGACTACTACGATGCACTCCGCGACGGCGATCCGCTCGGGCCGTACTTTCTTCGCGACGATTCGACCGTCAAGTTCGGCATCAGCGAGTCCCTATTCGGCGAGGGCGAGATCGTCACGGCTCTCGAAGAACAGACCGAAGCGACTGCAAACTGGTCGCTCGAGAGCAGGCATCTCGTCGTCGCCGAATGGGACGGAGTTTCGACGTTCGCGGACGAAGTGACGATGGCCTGGACGGACACTGAACGCGGCGATCGGCACCGGTTCGACAGTCGCTGGAGCGGTACGCTCGTCGAACAGCCGGAAGATCCCGACGGTCCAAACTGGCGCTTCGCCGTGATGCACGTCAGCGCTTCGACCGAAATATGA